A region of the Geomonas subterranea genome:
AGTCCGAAGTTGCGGTCGAATTCCATGGCGGCCAGGCGGGTTTGATAGGAGGAGACGGTCTCACGCTGCAGGTTCAGCTGGATCGAGGTGGAACTTCTGAGGTCGCTTTCGCTGGGCACGGTGTAGCGCCCGGCGAACCCCTGCAGACGCTCGGCCACATAGAGGCTCAGGTCGAGGTCGTTACCCTCGTGGGCGAGGTTGAGGTCGCGGTAGTGCACCGAGAGCCTCCCCCCGGTGTCGGTGCCGTAGCCGACGCCGGGTCGCAGGGTGCGCCGGGGCGCGCTGGTGAGGCGAACCAGGACCGGTACCTTGTGCTCCTTCGCCTCCTCGCGCTGCGGCGTCACCACCACCTGCCGGAAGCGCTCCGAGTTGGCGAAGTTCAGCTGAGTCTCCCCGAGCTTCGCATAGGAGAACGGATCCCCCTCCTTGAAGGCGATGAACCGCTTCAAAAAGGTATCGGGATAGTCGCCTGCCCCTTCGATGTGGGTGCCGTCGAAGAAGTAGCGGGCACCGGTATTGAGGGTGAGGAGGATGCGGGCCGTGGCGAGGTCTGGTGAGATGCGGATCTCGTGGCGGGGGAAGTCGGCGTCGAGGTAGCCAAGGTTCTGGGCCTGCGCCTGGAGGGCGCTCTTGCCCCGCTCGTAGTCGGTCTGCAGCAGCACCCGGCCGGCTGCCAGCGGGAAGGATGCGGCCTGGCGGCGCATCTCCTTCTGCTCCGCCCCTTCCCCCTCGAGTTTGAGGTCCACCTCGACCACGCGTACCGGTTCGCCGGGGTCGACCACCACCTCCACCCGGCTCTTCTCCCCCTCTTCCCGCACCGCGGCAACAACCTTGGCCCGGTAGAAGCCGTAAGGCTGCAGGGCCGTGCGGGCCTTTTCCGGCGCCTGCCTGGCGAACCGGTCCAGCCAGAGCCGGTCGACCTTGCCGTCGCGCACCAGTCCGTGCGGCAACTCCAGCGCCCGGCGGACGTTGTCCAGCGCGTCCCCCTCGACGCCGGAAACGTCGACCAGCACCGGCTCCTTGGCGCAAAGCGGCGCGGCGTGGCAGAGGAGCCAGGCGGCACAGACTGCGAGGCGGAGGTATGTGACGAGGGTTCTCGGCATGGGCACCACGAGCGGCGCGGCTTCCGGCTGCGCCATGCCCTGCCGGCAACAGGATGGCGAGATGGGAGCGGCCTAACTTTCAGAAAAAGGAATTCCTGAAGTTTACCATGCAACGTCGGGATGTTATCTTTTTCAGGACAATATCGGCAACTAATTCGCGGCACGGGGTCAAAACAATGACAACAGCGGCCCGCGCTGTGTCTGCCTCCGCACTACCGCGGCTGGATAATGTCCATCACCGTTGAAGTTACGTCCTCACGCGGCCTGCAACATGGCTGTTCCTGAGATACCGTTGAGCTAACGGGTCAAGCGGCCGTTATCTCCTGCCAGAGGCCAAAACAACTGTCCCAGTCTGCGGCAGTCCAACTCTGATATAATGTCAGCAGCAGAAATCCCGGTAGTTCACGAGGTAGGCCATGCAGCCAAACGAGACGCACGAGGAAGAGACGCCGCGCATCCGGCAGATGATTATTGAGGACCTGCCGGAAGTGTTCCACATCGGCGAGGAGGTCTTCACAGCCGAATATTCGCAAAGCCTCTACCGCACCTGGGACGAGTACGAGATCACCACGCTGTTCAACTCGGACAACGAGCTCTGCATCGTCGCCGAGCATGACGACCGCATCCTCGGCTTCGCCCTCGGCACCACCGTGAAAAAGCATCACTCGCCCTGGAAATACGGCTACCTGGTGTGGCTCGGGGTGCGTCGCGAACTGCAAAAGCTGCAGGTCGGGGCACGGCTGTTCAAGGAACTGAAAAGGCGCTTCAAGGAACAGGGGGTACGCATGATCATCATCGACACCTCGGCCGACAACGCGCCGGCCATCCGGTTCTTCAAGAAGCACGGTTTCGACAACGTGCAGGAACACCTCTACATGACGCTCAACCTCTCCAAGCGGCACAAGAAAAAACCGGTGAAGAAATCATGAGCGGCCGCCTCGAAGAGGTCATGGCCGCCATCGACCCGGCCCGGCTCAAAGCTACCCTCAGCGACCTGCTCGACATCTACTCACCCTCGGGGAAGGAAGAGGACATCCAGCTCTACCTGGAGGACCTTCTCTCCCGGGCCGGCTTTTCGGTGGAGCGCCAGGAGGTCGAGGAGGAACGCTACAACCTGCGGGTCACCATGGGGGAGGACGAGCCGAGGCTCTACCTTGTGGGGCACGTGGACACGGTTCCCGCCTGGGACTTGGAGGAGTTCGGGGCGCGCGAGGAAGGGGAGATGGTCCGGGGGCTGGGGAGCGCCGACATGAAGGGTGGCTGCGCCGCCATGGTGGAGACGTGGCTCGCCCTGGCGCAGGCGCTCAAACCGGGGCGGCGCCCAAGCGTCGGGCTTTTGCTGGTGGTGGGCGAGGAGGAAAACGGCGACGGCAGCGCCGCCTTCCTGAAGGATGTCCGCGCCCCCTGGGCCGTGATCGGCGAGCCCACCAGCCTTTCCGCCTGCTTCGCGCACTTCGGCTACCTGGAGGCAGGCTTCGTGACGCGGGGGGTGAGGAGCCACTCGTCTCTCCCGGAACTTGGGCACAACGCGGTCGAGTCGATGCTGCGGGTGCTTTTGCACCTGGGCAAGGACTCCCTGTTCAAGCGGGGGGAGTCGGAGATCGTGTACTCGATCCGCGAGATGCGCTCCTCGCAGAAGGGGTTCGTGGTGCCGGACCGTTGCGAGGCGTGGATCGACCTGCACCTCCCCCCCGAGCGCGACCCGGACTCCGTGGAGCAGGCGATCCGCCGCATCATCGCCGGCGCGGGCCAGTTCATCCCCGGGCTCGACCTCTCGGTCGCCTTCGACTTCGCCTCCGCCGGTTACAACCTCGGCACCGACAACGCGCTGGCGCGCATCCTGGAACAGACCTACCAGCGCCTCGGGCTCACCCTCAAATTCGAGGCCTTCCGTTCCCACTCCGACGGCAACCTGTTCCACGCGGCGGGATGCCGCCCGCTCATCCTGGGGCCGGGCGCACTGGAGATCTCCCACACCCCCGAAGAACAGGTGAGTTTCGCGGAGGTGCTGGCGGCGGCGAGGATATACGCGGCGCTGTGCCTTGGGATGGACCAGTACGCGGGGCTCGCCCTGGAGCGCCGGGGGGCGCTGAACTGCTTCGACCGGCAGGCGAGCTGGGTGGGGTGCGTGACGGGAGGGAGAAGCTAGTAGCCGATGCTATTGCTCATCCCCTTGTGGCAGCGTCTGCAGTCGTTCATGGGGAAGGAGACCAGCATGTGGCAGGCACCGCAGAAGTTGCCGTAGATATTGGTTTCCATGGTGAAGGCGGTGGTCGACTTCATCTTGATGTTGAAGATGTCGGGGTGGCAGCTGGAGCAGTCCAGCTCGGCGAAGTGCTCCTGGTGGGAGAAGCTCACGTCGCTTCTGGGCGAGGCGGTGCCGAGCTTGAGCGGCTGCTTCAGCTTGTCCGGGAAGGGGAGCGCGATCTCGCCGTTGATGGAGTTCATGGGGCGGATGCTCCCGTCGCGGTAGGCGGCGGCCCAGTCGATGCCGTTGCCGAAGCTGGCGAGGGGGAGCCCCTCGGCGAACTCCTCGAAGCGCTTGTCCAGGTCCCTGGTGTTCTCCATGTGGCAGCGGTGGCACTGGGCATCCGCCTTCTGCACGCCGAAGGCGGTGGTGCCGTTGTGGCAGACGCCGCAAAACTTCCCCTTGGTGTAGAGGGCGCGGGTGATGCCGGTGTCGCCGCGCTTCATCCCGAAGTTGAGCTCCAGGTGGCATACCCGGCAGGTGTAGCGGGCGCGGTGCACCCAGTGCGGGAAGACCACCGGCGCCATCCCCGCCTCCTTGGCGCGCGTGCGCATGGTGACGTTGCCGAACTTCGCGAAGGGACCGTTGGGGGGAATGGTCTTCAGCACCTTGGCGAGCTCACTGCGGTCCATGGCGGAGCCGCCCGAACTCATCACGAGCACCAGGGCGCACGCCGGCACCGCACGCGACAGCACCCTCATCCCCTTCCGCATTATCCCCGAATCCATCCTGGCACTCCCCCTACACCGGGCAGGCCTACTTGGCCTGGTTGTTCTGCTTGTACTCCAGCATGTACGCGTACAGGTTGCGGCACAGCGAAAGCCGCTTCAGGTAGACCTTGCGCACCGACTCCTCCTGGGTCTCGATCACCTTGCGCAGCGCGTCGCACCTGTCCAGCAGGTCGCGCAGTTCCTGCACCGACATGGCCATCGCCTGGTTGCTCCTGGCGCAGGTATCGTCGAAGGTCGCCTGCCAGGCCTCCTCGGCGCGGACCGGCTGCGCCAGGGCCAAGGCCAGAAGGGCAGCCGCGATCACGCCTTTCATCGTCACGAAGCTCATCGCTCCCCCCTAGACCGGCTTTGAATGGCAGCGCTTGCAGTCGCTTTGCGGGAAGGCCACCTTGTCGTGGCAGACACCGCAGTACCTGCCGTCGAAAAGGTCGATCATGGAGTACTTGGTCGCCCCCTTCTTGATGCCGACGAAGATGTCGGGGTGGCAGACCTCGCAGCCGTTCCATACCGTGTGCTTTTGATGCGAGAAGATGATGTCCGGCATCCCGTCCACCTTCCCCTTCAACGCGAAGTCCTTCTGGACCTTCATCGAGCTCTTCTTGAAGGAGACCCCCTCCAGGGAGTCGATCAGCTTCAGCTGGCCGGTCTCCTCGGCTTTCTCCCAGTTGATCCCGTTGCCGAACGTCTCGCGGGGCATCTTCTCCTGCAAGCGGTAGAAGGCCTCTTCCTTGGCCGGGTCCTTCTCCAGGGCGTGGCACTTGACGCAGCGCTTGTACTCCTCCCTGGTGTAGCTGGTGGCGCAGGAATCGAAGATCTTCACCTTGTTGATGGTCGAGGAGCCGTTATGGCAGACACCGCAGAAGAAGCGCTTGCTGTTGTCGACGGCGCGGATCTGGGTGGAATTGGCGGTCATGCCGAAACCGATGTCCACATGGCACAGCCGGCAGGTGTAATTCTTGCGGTGCACCCAGTGGTCGAAAACGACCGGCGCCATCCCGGCCTGCTGAGAGAAGTTGCTGATGGTCACGCTCCCGAAGTCCTGCGGCAGAGGCTTCTTTTTCTTGGTCCCGGCACCCCAAAGCACACCGGCGCCGCAAAAGAGGATCAGACCAACTAGAAAAAGTCGTTTCATAGCACTCCCTCCCGGTCATCCCTGACAGCTGGGAAGACATGATTATCATCGCTAAATGTGAATAATCTATTTCAAAAACATCAATATGACAAGGCTTATTTTTACTGAGTGTTCACGAAAATCACCCAATCTGTCAGGAGCGATCCGAGCCACAGTGTGATCCAGCTCACCGAAGAACCGCATGGAGCTTGCCTTCACGGAAAGTTCTGGAGTAAGCTCTGCCATCATCTCTACCAGAAGGCGGTACACCGTGTTTCGAGTTTCACCCCCCGTTCTCGCAGTAACCCTGATGCTGTTCCTTTTGTTCCCCTTGACCTGCCGGGCGGAGACCGTCAAGACCGGTGCCCAGGTCCTGAGCGAGCAGGGTTTCCTCCCGTTGCAGGGAAAGCGCTTCGCCCTGGTCACCAACCAGTCCGCCATGGTGGGGGATACCCACCTCCTTGCGCTGATGGAGCAAAAAGGGGTGAAGCCGGCCCTGATCTTCTCACCCGAGCACGGCCTCAAGGGGAAGGCGGAGGACGGCGTCAAGCTGGCCGATGACGTATCCGCGCCCGTGCCGGTGAAGAGCCTGTACGGCGCCAGCAAGAAGCCGCGCCCGGACGACTTGAACGGGATCGACCTGATGGTGTTCGACATCCAGGATGCCGGGGCGCGATTCTACACCTACATATCCACCATGGGACTCGCCATGCAGGCCGCGGCCGAGGCCGGCATCCCGTTCATGGTGCTCGACCGCCCCAACCCGCTGGGGGGCGATTACGTCGCCGGATTCGTGAGGGAGCAGATCCCGGGGAGTTTCACCTCGCTCTACCCCATTCCGCTGGCGCACGGGCTGACGGTCGGGGAACTGGCGGGAATGATCAAGGGAGAGCGGATGCTGCCGGACCTGGAGAAACTGGACCTGCGGGTGGTGCGCATGCAGGGGTGGCAGCGGGAGATGCGCTGGCAGGACACGGGACTTGCCTGGGTTGCGACCAGCCCGAACCTTGCCGCCATAGAATCGGTGCTGCTCTACCCGGGGACCGGCCTCCTGGAGGGGACGGGTGCCTCGGAAGGGCGGGGCAGCACGAGGCCCTTCCAGATCGCCGGGTGGCCCGGCATCGACGCCAAGGCGCTGGCCCTGCGCCTTAACGAGGCACAGCTCCCGGGATTGCGGTTCGACCCGTTGCAGTTCACCCCGGTCCGGCTCCCGGGCGTCTCGAGCGCGCCCAAGTACCGCGACCGGGAGGTGGCGGGGGTGAGCATCGAGATCACCGACTACCGCAAGGTACTGCCGGTAGAGACGGGGGTGGCCCTTCTCGCCGCCCTGCAGGCGGCGCTTCCCGAGAAATCCCGCGCCCTGTTCTTCCGTGGGGGCATCGACGACATGGCGGGCTCACCGCAGTTGCGCAAGGGGCTGCAGGACGGCGAGGCCGCGACGGCCATCGAGGCCCGCTGGACCCCGGGGGTGAAACGGTTCCTGGAGCAGCGCAAGCCCTACCTGCTTTACTGATCCATCGGCACGGTTCAGCCCACGAAAAAAGCAAATACCCCCCTCCTCCCCCCTTCGCCAAGGGGGGTACGCGGGTTCACGTGCATCGCGTGGCGGGCAACAACATCCAGGTTGCCGCAATTTTCGAAGCCCCCCATTTCAGCTCACCGGGGGGCGACTCTCCACCGCACCCGATCTTCCCGAAGCTCCACATGAACCAACACGGATCGCTTTAGAGCCAAAAAGAAGGGGTACCCTCTCGGATACCCCCGGTGCACCTCTCATCGGTATCGGCCGCTAAAAAACACCGATCACATGGCAGAAGGGAACAGCGTTGCCTGCGGCGCCGTTCTGGCACAGGTCCGGCCCTAGCCCGGCCTGCGCACTTCTGTGCCCCGGCATCCCTTCCATGTCAACGCTGTCACCTTATCGCCAGGGTTGCGCGCGACTTGAGGTTTTTTATGCAGAGACACATCACAACTTCGCTCCGGCGCTCATTCGTGGCAAAAAATCCTCAATTTACAGACAAAAGTGCCGATATGAGATGGCGATGGAAAGAACGAGGCAACCGCGCCTCTAGATGAGGAACCACACATGAAACACAAAAACAGGCTGTCCTTTCAAACAAAGCTCCTCCTGTTGGTGCTGGTAAGCTGCTGCGTACTGGGAGCCCCGACCGGTCTGACTGTGATGAAGCAGTTTTATGACCTCACTGCCAGGTTCAACGAGTCCTACCGTGAATCCCTCTACATCAACTCCGACCTCCTGGCCAAGGCCGAGGTACAGACCGCGGTCAGCCTGCTGCAGGAAATCAGCGACCGCCAGCAAAAGGGGGAGATCACTGCGGACGATGCGAAAAAGCAGGGGGCTGACCTGCTCAGGGGGCTCAAGTTCGGCAAGGACGGCTATTTCTGGGCCGACACCTCCGACGGCACCAACGTGGTGCTGCTTGGCAAACCCGCCGAAGGGAAGAACCGCATGAACCTCCAGGACGCCAAGGGCAAATACCTGATCCGGGAGATCATCCAGAAGGGAAAACTGCCAGGTGGCGGTTTCACCGACTACCATTTCCCGCGACCGGGTAGTGACGCCCCCGCACCCAAGCGCGGCTACTCCCTCTACTTCGCCCCCTTCGACTGGGTGGTCGGCACCGGCACCTACGTCGACGACCTGGACATCCTCGTGGCCAAGGCCGCCGACGCGAACAAGCAGCTCATCATGAAGGACGTCTACCTGGTGGTGGCGCTTACCATGGTGATCCTGGCAGCGATCTGCCTGGTGGCGGTCCTGGTGGTGCGCCGGCTGATCGCGCATATCGGCACCGAGCCGGAGGAACTGGAGGAAATCGCTCAGCAGGTGGCGGCGGGGGACCTTACCGTGCGGCTGGAGCCGGGGAGGACCGGCATCTACGAGGCGATGCGGCGCATGGTCGAAGGACTCAGGGAGGTGATGGAGAAGGTGAACCGCAGCGCCCTCGACGTCTCTGCCGCCGCGGGCGAGCTCAACGCCAACGCGCGCTCCATGGCGGATGACGCCGGGGCGGTGGTGAGCCAGGCCGAGACAGTCGCGGTCGCCAGCGAGGAGATGTCCTGCACCAGCAACGACATCTCCCGCAACTGCCACCTGGCAGCCGGCAGCTCCGGTCGCGCCAGCAGTTCGGCCCAAAGCGGCGCCGCCATCGTCAGGGAAACCGTTCAGGGGATGAACAGGATCGCTGACCACGTCCGCAACTCCGCCGGCGTGGTGGAGCAGTTGGGGACCCGTAGCGACCAGATCGGCGAGATCGTAGCCACCATCGAGGAAATAGCGGACCAGACCAACCTCCTGGCGCTCAACGCAGCCATCGAGGCCGCGCGCGCCGGAGAGCAGGGGCGCGGCTTCGCCGTCGTCGCGGACGAGGTCAGGGCGCTGGCCGAGCGGACCACCAAGGCGACCCGCGAGATCGGGACCATGATCAAGAACATCCAGCAGGAAACCAAACTGGCGGTACGGGCCATGGAAGAGGGTGTCGAGGAGGTGGCGCGGGGCACCGGCGAGGCGGCCCGCTCCGGTGAAGCACTCGAAGACATCCTGACCCAGATCAACGACGTCACCAGCCAGATCAACCAGATCGTGACCGCGGCCGAGGAGCAGACCGCCACCACCCAGGAGATCACCAACAACATCCACCAGATCTCGGGCACCGTGCAGCAAAGCGCCAATGGCGCCCAGGAGATCTCCGCAGCCTCCGAGCGGCTCTCCAGGCTCTCCGGCGAGATGCAGGAGATGGTACAGAGGTTCAGGCTTTAAAACCACCCCACCGGAAAGGGGACTGGCTCCGCCTGGTGCCCGTCCCCTTTCCCTTCCGTCCCCTTTCCCTTTTGCGCGGGTGCCCCGGCTGGTCCGAAGGCGTCAGCTCCTCACCGCCTGATTGGCATTGACGCGAACTCGTGTATTATATTCGCTATGCCAAAACCCCACCCGGACAAGAAACCCCACCTCGACATCCAGGAGAACGTGCCGCTGGCACCGTTCACTTCCTTCCGGATCGGCGGCCCGGCCCGCTTTCTGGTAGGCGCACGCGACCTGCGGGAACTCCAGGAGGCGCTGCGCCTCGCCCGCGCCATGAACCTCCCCTTCTGCATCCTGGGTGGTGGCAGCAATCTCCTCGTGAGCGACGACGGCTTCCCGGGGCTCGCCATACGGCTGCTCATGGACCGGGTCACCTTCTCGGGCGGCATGGTCCAGGTGCAGGGCGGCTTCGACCTGACCACGCTGGTCCACCGCACGGCCGATTGGGGGCTGTCGGGACTCGAATCGCTGGCGGGTATTCCCGGTACGGTGGGAGGCGCGGTGCGGGGGAATGCCGGGGCCTATGGCGGGGCCATCGGTGACGTCGTGGCCACGGTTTCGGCGCTCGACAGCACCACGCTCCAGACGCTGACGCTGCGCCGGGACCAATGCGACTTCGGCTACCGGGACAGCCGCTTCAAACGCGATCCCGGGCTGATCGTGGTAGGGACGCTGCTGGCGCTGTTACCGGGGGATCAGGACGAGATCCGGACCAAGGTGGCGCAGACCCTTGCCAAGCGGGAGGCGAAGCAGCTTTCCTGCGACCGGAGCGCGGGCTCGTTCTTCATGAACCCGGAGGTCAACGACGCCGCACTGGTCAGGAGATTCGAGGAGGAGCAGGGGGTGCGCTGCCGGGAGTGCCACATCCCGGCGGGCTGGCTCATCGACCAGGCGGGGCTGCGCAGTCTGAGCGTGGGGGGGGCGGCGGTGAGCCACAGGCACGCCAACTACCTGGTGAACACGGGGTCGGCCACCGCGGGGGATGTGGTGGAACTGGCGAGACTGGTGCGCCAGGAAGTGCGGCGGAAACTGGGAGTCGAGCTCAAGGAGGAGGTAAGCCCCCTCGGACTCGTCATTTAGGCGGGCGAGGCGACGCGCCTGAAATCCGCCAGGGCCCGCTCCATCTCCCCGAGCAGTTCCGGCAGCCCCGATCGCTCCTGTTCCAGCTGTGCCGACTGCTCCATCTTGAGAGCGACCTCGCGCATCACTTCAGCGCCGATGCTGGCGGCGGCTCCCTTGATGCTATGGGCCTGCAGGCGCACCTCAGGATAGTCCTCCGCCTCGACCGCCTTCCGCAAAAGGACCATCAGCTTGTCCGTGCTGTCCAGATACTTCTCCACGAACATCTCCACGAACTCGTCATCCCCCAGCCGCCGCACCAGGCCGTCCCGATCGAAGACCGGCACCCCTGTACGCTCCGGCTTACCCTCCTGTTCCGGCGCCCCAGCGGACGTGGGCGACACGCCGTGCCCGGGTGCGCCCTCATGCTGTACCGGCCCGACCACCTCGACCGTCCTCCCCCGCGCGGCGGAATCAGGTGCGGTCCCGTTGTCCGGAGCGATCGTGGCGCACTCCGGGATCCAGCGCAGCAGCACCTCGGCCAGTTGCCGGGAGTCGAAAGGCTTGCTGAGGTAGTCGTCCATTCCCGCCGCGAGGCAGAGCTCGCGATCGCCGGCCAGGGCGTTGGCGGTCAAGGCCACCACCGGCAGGTGCCCTCCCCCCTCGTTCCGCTCCCGCTCCCTTATGGCGCGGGTGGCGGCGAAGCCGTCCATGTGCGGCATCTGGCAATCCATGAAGACCAGGTCATACCCCCCCTGCGCCGAGGCGGCAACGGCAAGTTCCCCGTCGGCGACGATCTGCACGCGGCAGGAAAGCTGCCCCAGCATATGCCGCACCACGTCCTGGTTCACCGGGTTGTCCTCCGCCACGAGGATGTGGGCGTCGAATACCGGCTTCGCCCCCCCCTCCAGCGGGGCCGACTGGTACGCCAGGCTTTCCGGTACCTCCTTGAGCACCTGGAGCCTGACGCTGAACCAGAAGGTGGAGCCGACGCCGTACTCGCTGCTGAGACCTAGTTCCCCTTCCATCAGCTGGGCCAGCTGCCGGGAGATGGCCAATCCCAGCCCGGTCCCTCCGAAGGTCCTGGTAGTCGAATAGTCCGCCTGGGAGAAACTCTCGAAGATGTGGGCCTGCGCCTCGGGGCGGATGCCGATCCCGGTGTCCGCCACCTCGAACCTGAGCCACCCTTCCCCCTGCTCCTCCAGCGGTGCCGCGGTCAAGCGCACCTCACCGCGGCTGGTGAACTTGACCGCGTTCCCAAGGAGGTTCACCAGGATCTGGCGCAGACGCACCGGGTCACCGACAACGTAGCGCGGCAACCGTGGGTCGAGGTGCAACGAGATGCCCACCCCTTTTCGCTGCGCCCCCGCCGCGAAGATCTCCAGCACGCCGCCGAGTATGTCGTGCAGGTCGATTGGGGCGGGCTCGAGCTCCATGCGCCCCGCCTCGATCTTGGAGAAGTCCAGGATGTCGTTGATGATGGACAGCAGCGACTCGCCGGAATTACGCACCGCCTCGGCGAAGCGGCGCTGTTCGCCGCCGAGTCCGCTTTCCAACAGTACCCCGATCATCCCCAGCACTCCGTTCATCGGGGTCCGGATCTCGTGGCTCATGTTGGCGAGAAACTGGGACTTGGCGAGGCTCGCGGCTTCGGCCGCCTCCTTTGATAATCGCAGCTCCGCCACGGTCTGGTTCAACTCCCGGTTGGCAGCCGAGAGCTGTCCGGTACGACGCTGCACCTCCCCCTCCAGTTCCTGGCGCTGCGCCTCCAGTTGCTGGTCGCGCCGCTGGATCTGGACCAGCATCTCGTTGAACCCATCTATCAGGGTCCCCAGTTCGTCATCCCCCTGCTTTTGGGCCCGCATGTAGTAGTTCTTCTCCACCGAGACCGCCTTGATCACCTGCGCCAGATGCGTGATGGGCGTCGAGATCAGGCGCTGAAGCCGCGAAGCGATGAAGTAAACGAGGAGCAGGGCGCTCAGCATCACCCCGGTTACCAGGAGGAAGAAACGGGCCAACCGGTCGGTGAACTCGCGGGGGTCGGACTGCAGGACCACGGTGCCGATCTGCTGGCCGTCCAGCAGGATGCGGTGGACGCCATAGATGTCTTCGCCTATGGCGAGGGGTGAGCGGGAACGCTGCAGGGTGGAGTTGAAGCTGCCCCGGTCGATGCTAAGCCGGGCACCGGCCGTGACGGCGAACGGAAGGGAACGTGCCGGCTTCCCCGGCGCCAGGTAACGGGCCAGCACCGTGTCGTCCTGCAGCACGATGAAGGCGGTGCGTATGTACGGTTTGGCCCGGAGGGCTGCGAGGGTGTCCCCGGCGGCCTGCCGGTCGTTGAAGGCCACCGCGGCGGAGCTGTTGTTGCCGATGATCTCCGCGAGTGCCGTGAGCTCGGTCTGCATCTCGGTCCGGAACCGGTTCGCCTCGTTCACCACGAACGCCGCCGAAACCAGCGCCAGCACAACGGCGTTGGTGAAAAGCAGCATGGCAATGAGTTTTCGTCTGATGGAGAGGTCGCGGAGCCGTTTGATCATCTACTTTCCTGTTGCTGGGGGCGCGGCGCAAGCTGCGTGATCCCACGAAAATCTTGGTAATCCTTAGCTGATTACTCGGCATCAACCACGGATACTTTAGCTGCAAATGCTCCTGACGGGGGTTTCGTGAGGTTTCAGGTGGGAGGGTTCAGGCTGGGGCGACCTGTTTCAGCCATTCGACCTGGCGCGGCGACAGCCCCTGGTCGAACATCACCCCGATCCCGGGGATGCTGCGGCATCCTCCCCAGGGGATGCTCCAGCAGACGCCGGCCTGAAGAGCCTCTTCTGCCAACGCCGGGAAGCGAAGCCAAACGCGGTCGGTCTTGGCGAAGGGATCGGTGGTCTGTATGAAGGCCCCTCCCTGGGAGATGTTGACGGTGAAGGTCTTGAGCGCCGCGGTGGACGGGAGGCCGTCGCGGGAAAGAAGCAGACTCAGGTAACTGTCCTTCCTGGCGAAACGCCTCAGGCAACGGGCTGGGAAGGTGCCA
Encoded here:
- a CDS encoding methyl-accepting chemotaxis protein, whose translation is MKHKNRLSFQTKLLLLVLVSCCVLGAPTGLTVMKQFYDLTARFNESYRESLYINSDLLAKAEVQTAVSLLQEISDRQQKGEITADDAKKQGADLLRGLKFGKDGYFWADTSDGTNVVLLGKPAEGKNRMNLQDAKGKYLIREIIQKGKLPGGGFTDYHFPRPGSDAPAPKRGYSLYFAPFDWVVGTGTYVDDLDILVAKAADANKQLIMKDVYLVVALTMVILAAICLVAVLVVRRLIAHIGTEPEELEEIAQQVAAGDLTVRLEPGRTGIYEAMRRMVEGLREVMEKVNRSALDVSAAAGELNANARSMADDAGAVVSQAETVAVASEEMSCTSNDISRNCHLAAGSSGRASSSAQSGAAIVRETVQGMNRIADHVRNSAGVVEQLGTRSDQIGEIVATIEEIADQTNLLALNAAIEAARAGEQGRGFAVVADEVRALAERTTKATREIGTMIKNIQQETKLAVRAMEEGVEEVARGTGEAARSGEALEDILTQINDVTSQINQIVTAAEEQTATTQEITNNIHQISGTVQQSANGAQEISAASERLSRLSGEMQEMVQRFRL
- a CDS encoding ATP-binding protein — encoded protein: MIKRLRDLSIRRKLIAMLLFTNAVVLALVSAAFVVNEANRFRTEMQTELTALAEIIGNNSSAAVAFNDRQAAGDTLAALRAKPYIRTAFIVLQDDTVLARYLAPGKPARSLPFAVTAGARLSIDRGSFNSTLQRSRSPLAIGEDIYGVHRILLDGQQIGTVVLQSDPREFTDRLARFFLLVTGVMLSALLLVYFIASRLQRLISTPITHLAQVIKAVSVEKNYYMRAQKQGDDELGTLIDGFNEMLVQIQRRDQQLEAQRQELEGEVQRRTGQLSAANRELNQTVAELRLSKEAAEAASLAKSQFLANMSHEIRTPMNGVLGMIGVLLESGLGGEQRRFAEAVRNSGESLLSIINDILDFSKIEAGRMELEPAPIDLHDILGGVLEIFAAGAQRKGVGISLHLDPRLPRYVVGDPVRLRQILVNLLGNAVKFTSRGEVRLTAAPLEEQGEGWLRFEVADTGIGIRPEAQAHIFESFSQADYSTTRTFGGTGLGLAISRQLAQLMEGELGLSSEYGVGSTFWFSVRLQVLKEVPESLAYQSAPLEGGAKPVFDAHILVAEDNPVNQDVVRHMLGQLSCRVQIVADGELAVAASAQGGYDLVFMDCQMPHMDGFAATRAIRERERNEGGGHLPVVALTANALAGDRELCLAAGMDDYLSKPFDSRQLAEVLLRWIPECATIAPDNGTAPDSAARGRTVEVVGPVQHEGAPGHGVSPTSAGAPEQEGKPERTGVPVFDRDGLVRRLGDDEFVEMFVEKYLDSTDKLMVLLRKAVEAEDYPEVRLQAHSIKGAAASIGAEVMREVALKMEQSAQLEQERSGLPELLGEMERALADFRRVASPA
- the murB gene encoding UDP-N-acetylmuramate dehydrogenase; translation: MPKPHPDKKPHLDIQENVPLAPFTSFRIGGPARFLVGARDLRELQEALRLARAMNLPFCILGGGSNLLVSDDGFPGLAIRLLMDRVTFSGGMVQVQGGFDLTTLVHRTADWGLSGLESLAGIPGTVGGAVRGNAGAYGGAIGDVVATVSALDSTTLQTLTLRRDQCDFGYRDSRFKRDPGLIVVGTLLALLPGDQDEIRTKVAQTLAKREAKQLSCDRSAGSFFMNPEVNDAALVRRFEEEQGVRCRECHIPAGWLIDQAGLRSLSVGGAAVSHRHANYLVNTGSATAGDVVELARLVRQEVRRKLGVELKEEVSPLGLVI